The following nucleotide sequence is from Bacteroidales bacterium.
ACTAATAATGGTTTGACCTGTATTTTCATCTGTACGAACTTTAAATGTAGGATCTTCTTCAGCTAATTTTTGTAATCCAACACCCAATTTATCCATGTCTTTTTGAGTTTTAGGCTCAATAGATACATTGATAACTGGATCAGGGAAAGTCATTTGCTCTAAAATAATTGGAGCATCTAAGTCTGTGAGAGTATCGCCCGTACGTATAGTTTTAAATCCAACAGCAGCACCAATATCACCACAGGTAATTTCATCAAGGGGCTCTTGCTTATTAGCATGCATTTGCATGATACGAGAAATACGTTCTTTTTTTCCGGTACCTGTGTTTAAAATATAAGAACCTGCTTTTAACTTGCCGCTATAAACACGAAAAAAAGCTATACGACCAACAAAAGGATCTGTAGCAATTTTAAAAGCTAAAGCAGAAAATTTATCATCTACAGAAACTTCTCTAATTTCTTCTTCTTCGGTATTTGGGTTAATACCGGTTACGGCAGGTAAGTCTAAAGGACTTGGCAAATAATCTATAACTGCATTCAATAGCATTTGAACACCTTTATTTTTAAATGCAGTGCCACACATTACCGGAGTAATACGTAATTCGATAGTTGCTTTCCTAATAGCTTCAGTAATCTCGTCTATAGTCAAAGACTCAGGATCTTCCATGAATTTCTCGAGAAGTTCATCGCTTTCTTCAGCAACACCCTCAAATAATTGCATTCTGTAATCTTCAACAATATCTGTTAAATCTTCAGGAATAGGAATTTCACGAATTACGACTCCATCAGAACCCTCATCCCAAACAAATGCTTTATTTTGAATTAAATCTACAACCCCTTGAAAACCTCCTTCAGCACCTATAGGTACTTGAATTGGAACAGGGTTTGCATGTAATTTTTCTTTAATCTGTGTTACGACATCAAAAAAGTCGGCACCTGTACGATCCATTTTATTAACGAATGCTATACGAGGTACATTATAGTTATTAGCTTGACGCCAAACAGTTTCTGATTGAGGCTCAACACCACCAACGGCACAAAACAACGCAACAGCACCATCCAAAACACGTAACGAACGCTCTACTTCAACAGTAAAGTCAACGTGACCGGGAGTGTCAATAATATTAATTTTGTATTTTTGGTCATTACGAGTCCAATGAACAGTTGTAGCAGCAGATGTAATAGTAATCCCTCTTTCTTGCTCCTGTACCATCCAATCCATTGTTGCAGCTCCATCGTGAACCTCTCCAATTTTGTAGCTCCTACCTGTATAGTACAAAATACGCTCAGTAGTCGTGGTTTTACCCGCGTCTATGTGCGCCATTATGCCTATATTTCTTCTATGTTCTAGTTTATCAGACATCTCCAATTCTTATAATATGTGAAACAAACGACTACCTAAATCGGAAGTGCGAAAAGGCTTTGTTTGCTTCGGCCATACGGTGAGTATCTTCTTTCTTTTTAAAGGCAGAACCTTCTTCTTTATATGCAGCTAAGATTTCACCGGCTAGCTTATGACTCATTGTTTTTTCGTGACGCTTACGTGCGGCACCTATCAACGCTTTCATTCCTATTGATTGCTTACGTGCTGGACGAATTTCAGTAGGAATTTGGAAAGTTGCACCTCCAATTCTACGACTTCTTACCTCAACACCAGGAGTAACATTTGTTAATGCTTTTTTGAAAACATCCAAGCTATTTTCTTCACTTAACTTTTCTTCAACAACAGTAAGTGCTTCATAAAAAATCTCATATGAAAGATTTTTTTTGCCTGAAAACATCATATTATTTACAAACTTCGTTACCAAAACATCGCTGAATTTTGGATCTGGAAGAATGATTCTCTTTTTTGGTTTCGATTTTCTCATCTCTTAACTGTATTATTATTTTTTCTGCTTTGGACGCTTTGTTCCATACTTAGATCTACGTTGCGTACGTCCGTCGACACCTGAAGTATCTAACGCACCTCGAACGATATGATAACGAACACCAGGTAAATCTTTTACTCTACCCCCTCTAACCAAAACAATAGAGTGTTCTTGTAAGTTGTGTCCTTCTCCACCAATGTATGCATTTACTTCATTTCCATTGGTTAAACGAACTCTAGCTACCTTACGCATAGCAGAATTAGGTTTCTTGGGTGTTGTTGTATAAACCCTTAAACATACACCACGTCTCTGAGGACAAGAATCCAAAGCACGAGATTTGCTTTTGTAAACCAATTTCTTGCGCCCTTTACGTACTAATTGTTGTATTGTTGGCATAAATTTATTTATTATTTTTCTATTGTTGTCTTAAACCCGTATTTTTTCGGACTGCAAAAGTATAAATAATTATTTAAAAAACAATCCATTCTTGAAAAAATTAACCAAATGAATTCAACAATTAAGCGGCTTTGTTTTTCAACAAACTACATCATTTGTTAAATAGTTGTTTTTCAAGCTAAAGGAATAAAATTATTAACAGTTTTATGCAATCCTTAATTTTTACAAAACAGGCGCAAAGATAAATCTTTTCTTAAAATCTCAAAACATAAAAATACAGTCTCTTAAACAACCAAAATCTGACATACAAATATTGATAGATTTAAAAGTATAAAAAGAGCTGTTTTCAAGATAAAGATTAAGTTTGTATTGAAAATGAACAACACATTAAAACATATTCTATTTATTCCTCGTTGGTATCCTCATAAATTTGATCCAATGTTCGGGCTTTTTGTGAAAAAACACGCAGAAGCCGTTGCCAAACTCAATAGAGTTAGTGTTCTTTATGTTCAAGGAGTATCTACTTATGAAAAAATCGACAGAAAACAAACTACCGAAACTCATAATCTTTTCACACAAATATATTACTACCGAAACTCAAATTGCAAAATATGGAATATATTGCGTTTTTGGTACTACTTAATAGTAGGGTTTCTAAAGATTAAGAAAGCAAAAGGGAAACCTAATCTTGTGCATGTTCATATATTAACACGCTTGGGTATTTTTGCTCTACTTATAAAAAGCATTTACAACACTCCTTATATTATAACAGAGCATTGGTCAAGATATTTACCGGTTACAGGATCTTATAAAGGCTGGAGTCGAAAATTATTAACTAAACTAGTTGTTAAAAAAGCC
It contains:
- the fusA gene encoding elongation factor G, with the translated sequence MSDKLEHRRNIGIMAHIDAGKTTTTERILYYTGRSYKIGEVHDGAATMDWMVQEQERGITITSAATTVHWTRNDQKYKINIIDTPGHVDFTVEVERSLRVLDGAVALFCAVGGVEPQSETVWRQANNYNVPRIAFVNKMDRTGADFFDVVTQIKEKLHANPVPIQVPIGAEGGFQGVVDLIQNKAFVWDEGSDGVVIREIPIPEDLTDIVEDYRMQLFEGVAEESDELLEKFMEDPESLTIDEITEAIRKATIELRITPVMCGTAFKNKGVQMLLNAVIDYLPSPLDLPAVTGINPNTEEEEIREVSVDDKFSALAFKIATDPFVGRIAFFRVYSGKLKAGSYILNTGTGKKERISRIMQMHANKQEPLDEITCGDIGAAVGFKTIRTGDTLTDLDAPIILEQMTFPDPVINVSIEPKTQKDMDKLGVGLQKLAEEDPTFKVRTDENTGQTIISGMGELHLDILVDRLKREFKVECNQGRPMVSYKEALTATVKHREVYKKQSGGRGKFADIIFEIGPADKGVDGLQFIDKVKGGNIPKEFIPAVQKGFEGAMTNGVLAGYSIDSMKITLLDGSFHGVDSDQLSFELAAKLGFKATAAKCKPVLLEPIMKVEVTTPDDYMGDITGDLNRRRGMVEGMEAKAGAQIIKAIVPLREMFGYVTVLRTLSSGRASSSMEFSHFSEAPQSVCEEVIEGK
- the rpsG gene encoding 30S ribosomal protein S7, with the protein product MRKSKPKKRIILPDPKFSDVLVTKFVNNMMFSGKKNLSYEIFYEALTVVEEKLSEENSLDVFKKALTNVTPGVEVRSRRIGGATFQIPTEIRPARKQSIGMKALIGAARKRHEKTMSHKLAGEILAAYKEEGSAFKKKEDTHRMAEANKAFSHFRFR
- a CDS encoding 30S ribosomal protein S12 gives rise to the protein MPTIQQLVRKGRKKLVYKSKSRALDSCPQRRGVCLRVYTTTPKKPNSAMRKVARVRLTNGNEVNAYIGGEGHNLQEHSIVLVRGGRVKDLPGVRYHIVRGALDTSGVDGRTQRRSKYGTKRPKQKK